ATTTTCTTGTAATTATTAATTTTTATACATATGTTGCTACAAACCCTAGATTAAGTCTACAATCCTCTTAGGAGGTGCTGAATGAAACCGGTATTTTATGAATCTACTCTTTTTGACATCAGCCGCAAGAAACAGGTATACACCAGCATGCCTTCAAGACACTATCATGATGCATATGAGATTCTGTATTTAATATCCGGGGATTTTTATTATTTTATAGGGGACAGAACCTACCAGGTTGCGGGCGGTACGTTGCTATTTATGGATATTCACGAAATGCACAAACTGGTTAATTCCGGCTGCAATATGTATGAACGGGTTACACTGCTGTTTAAAAAAGAATTCCTGCAGCATTTCTGCACCGGCGGTCAAAGTGAGGAACTGTTCGAATTGTTCAAAAGTGATTACCGCGCTTTGAAGATGACCGGGATAGATCAGTATTTCATCGAACAGCTTTTTCAGAAGATGATTCAGGAGGGGAAGAAGCAAGCCCGCGGATATGAACAGTACCAACAACTATTATTGGTGGAGTTGCTCCTCTATCTTAATCGTAAACTATTTGACAGCCGTGTAGCTCCAATGGTGGAATCCAATCGTACACACAAGAAAGTCCTGGACATCGTTAATTATGTAAATCAACATTATATGGAACCGCTTAAGCTCTGTGAGATTTCACGGCAATTCGACATAAGCTCTTCCTACCTATGCCGAACTTTTAAAGAAGCCACCGGGTTCAGCTTCATTGAATATATCAATAACATCCGCATTAAAGAAGCGCGTGATTTGCTGGTTGGCTCTTCTTTTAATGTTACTGAAATTGCAGGTATGGTTGGGTTTGATAATACCTCCCATTTTGGACGAACCTTCAAATTAATGATGGGCATCTCGCCGCTCTGCTTCCGCAAACAATTTAAGTCTTAATAGCAAAAACACTGGAATACGTCAAGACATTTCGTCAAGCCGAACAAATTGCAGGTTTCTTGCCTGCAGTTGGTTTAGCACTTCTTCTAAAACTAGCAGCATAAAATAAGGAGCATGCCGGTCCGCGCCCGCAGTCTCACCGCTGTCGTGAAGTAAGACAACGGAGCCATCGGTAATTCCACCTAATAGAATGGCCTGCATCCGGGTTTGACAGGACCGGATGTTCCAGTCGCCCGCCTTCAGTGACCATAGAACAATTCGATACTGCTTGTGCCGAAAGAAATCAAATAGATTGATTAATCCCCAGGGTGGACGGTAATGATTGGGTCTGATTCCGACAATAGACTCTATAATATCAGCGGAGCGTTCCAGATGTTCTCGCCTAATAGTACTGGGTAGCATCAGCCAATTAGATGTATGGCAATAATTATGGATGCCAATCTGATGGCCTTCCCGATCCATTCTTCTGATCAGATCTGGATACTGCTCCGCTCGCGATCCAAGCATGAAAAAAGTAGCCTTCACTTGATGTAACTTCAATAAATCCAGTAATTCCGGCGTATATTTCGGATGTGGCCCATCATCAAAAGTGAATGCCACCTGTTTTTTTACCGTTCCTTTGCGAAAGACACCAAAGCCGCTCACTCGCGTAATCAAACTCGGAATAAACATGTAAAGAGTGGCGGCACATAGTATTCCTCCTATCAGATATGTAAGTATGATTACACCTCCATATAACAAGCTTAAGACCTATCCAGAGTAGTTCTGTCCGGGTGAGAATCGATTCTTCAGTGAGGCGCGTGAATGAATCAGTAACATCGGGACCAGTTGCTCTGTTCGCCGATTGATTCTTTGTCTCCCTTCCGGATGCATGGCAGACAGCAGCAATCGAAGATAGATGGTGGTGATGCGTTCGAAAACGCCGGACTTTATATTTTGTTGTTCAAAGCCAAGACCGTGTGTTAATCCTCGATGGAGCAGTGTAATCCCCAATAAAGCCTTGACCTGCCTGAACTCGGACTGCGATTCGAAGGCTTCGTTGATTTGCTGCATTGATTTGCGCAGCATGCGAGCCGTTTGCAGTGCGGCACGATCCGATCCTTCGGACCGGATCAACTTCAGGATTCTTTCATTGTCGAGGTGGAGTTCTCCCACCCACTCTCCCTGATTGATGACCGTGGCGTCTTGGCATAAAATAGGCTGTCCCCGGTGCTTTTTTAGCATCACGGTACATATACCAAAGCGTGACTTATGCGATCCACGAAAATGTG
The window above is part of the Paenibacillus sp. FSL K6-0276 genome. Proteins encoded here:
- a CDS encoding AraC family transcriptional regulator is translated as MKPVFYESTLFDISRKKQVYTSMPSRHYHDAYEILYLISGDFYYFIGDRTYQVAGGTLLFMDIHEMHKLVNSGCNMYERVTLLFKKEFLQHFCTGGQSEELFELFKSDYRALKMTGIDQYFIEQLFQKMIQEGKKQARGYEQYQQLLLVELLLYLNRKLFDSRVAPMVESNRTHKKVLDIVNYVNQHYMEPLKLCEISRQFDISSSYLCRTFKEATGFSFIEYINNIRIKEARDLLVGSSFNVTEIAGMVGFDNTSHFGRTFKLMMGISPLCFRKQFKS
- a CDS encoding polysaccharide deacetylase family protein, encoding MFIPSLITRVSGFGVFRKGTVKKQVAFTFDDGPHPKYTPELLDLLKLHQVKATFFMLGSRAEQYPDLIRRMDREGHQIGIHNYCHTSNWLMLPSTIRREHLERSADIIESIVGIRPNHYRPPWGLINLFDFFRHKQYRIVLWSLKAGDWNIRSCQTRMQAILLGGITDGSVVLLHDSGETAGADRHAPYFMLLVLEEVLNQLQARNLQFVRLDEMS
- a CDS encoding polysaccharide deacetylase, whose amino-acid sequence is MMWEKAFALLSHFRGSHKSRFGICTVMLKKHRGQPILCQDATVINQGEWVGELHLDNERILKLIRSEGSDRAALQTARMLRKSMQQINEAFESQSEFRQVKALLGITLLHRGLTHGLGFEQQNIKSGVFERITTIYLRLLLSAMHPEGRQRINRRTEQLVPMLLIHSRASLKNRFSPGQNYSG